In Mariluticola halotolerans, one DNA window encodes the following:
- a CDS encoding DUF1674 domain-containing protein, whose product MSSPRAKPTNAKPPAPEVAAKALAEARARRAEIDAKTSDTPKEIAGRGGLDPARYGDWEVKGISSDF is encoded by the coding sequence ATGTCCAGCCCGCGCGCCAAGCCAACCAACGCCAAACCACCCGCCCCCGAAGTCGCGGCCAAGGCCCTTGCCGAAGCCCGCGCCCGCCGGGCCGAAATTGACGCAAAAACCAGCGACACGCCCAAGGAAATCGCCGGCCGCGGCGGCCTCGACCCCGCCCGCTATGGCGACTGGGAAGTCAAAGGCATCAGCTCGGACTTTTGA
- the htpX gene encoding zinc metalloprotease HtpX, which yields MLNAVRTTFLLAAMTGLFMAVGFIVGGQGGMMLALGFSIVTNMIAYWNADKIVLRMQNAEPIDPRRAPEIYEAVEVLSQRAGIPMPKLYLIHSDQPNAFATGRNPENAAVAVSSGLVQHLTLREVSAVIAHELAHIRSRDTLTMTITATLAGAISMLAQFGLFFGGRNSNNPLGPFGALAMVIVAPLAAMMVQMAISRTREYEADRDGAEISGDPLALASALEKISHLARNFENRWARRTPGLAHMYIVNPLAGDRMDNLFATHPNVHNRIAALQQMAPEMPRSTPPRAPARGVRRVAADAGGNAGWRVPTTRRQDRDAPPKGPWG from the coding sequence ATGCTCAACGCAGTCAGAACCACATTTTTGCTTGCCGCCATGACCGGGCTGTTCATGGCCGTTGGCTTTATTGTCGGCGGACAGGGCGGTATGATGCTGGCGCTCGGCTTTTCCATTGTGACCAATATGATCGCGTACTGGAATGCCGATAAAATCGTGTTGCGGATGCAAAATGCCGAGCCGATCGATCCGCGGCGTGCGCCGGAAATTTATGAAGCCGTCGAGGTGCTGTCCCAACGGGCCGGCATTCCGATGCCAAAACTCTATCTGATCCATTCCGACCAGCCCAACGCCTTTGCCACCGGGCGCAATCCGGAAAATGCGGCGGTGGCGGTGTCGAGCGGGCTGGTGCAGCATTTGACCTTACGTGAGGTCTCGGCGGTGATTGCCCATGAATTGGCGCATATCCGCAGCCGCGACACGCTGACAATGACGATCACGGCAACCCTTGCGGGCGCAATTTCGATGCTGGCCCAGTTCGGCCTGTTTTTCGGCGGGCGCAATTCCAATAATCCGCTTGGGCCCTTCGGAGCGCTGGCCATGGTAATTGTCGCGCCGCTGGCGGCGATGATGGTGCAAATGGCCATCAGCCGCACCCGCGAATATGAAGCGGACCGGGACGGGGCCGAGATTTCCGGCGACCCGCTGGCGCTGGCCTCGGCACTTGAGAAAATATCCCATCTGGCCCGCAATTTCGAGAACCGCTGGGCGCGGCGCACGCCCGGGCTGGCGCATATGTATATCGTCAATCCGCTGGCCGGGGACCGGATGGATAATCTGTTTGCCACCCATCCGAACGTGCATAACCGGATTGCCGCCCTGCAGCAAATGGCACCTGAAATGCCGCGCAGCACACCGCCCCGCGCCCCCGCCAGAGGGGTGCGCCGGGTTGCCGCAGATGCTGGTGGAAACGCCGGCTGGCGGGTGCCCACAACACGCCGGCAGGACCGGGATGCGCCGCCAAAAGGGCCCTGGGGCTGA
- a CDS encoding RsmB/NOP family class I SAM-dependent RNA methyltransferase gives MAAKSDPAGLQPRLQAISKLQAVLKGDAFTPLGAGDLADARDRAFANRLVTTALRRQGHLNHILKAVLERGMPPRSGSFEAILRIGLTELLFVPDQADHSALFLAVEAAKRDRRAAHLAKLLNGVLRRVQREPGLYENLTPAQLFPDWAVTRWTKTYGEEAVNGFAEALLAGAPLDLTLRDEDPALITELNGQAVTADTIRIGTRDKPVAELPGFADGRWWVQDASSAVPARLMALDAGARVLDMCAAPGGKTAQLIKAGYQVTALDRDATRLERVAENLSRLGYGGELAVSDATAYVAAEKFDGVLVDAPCAATGTFRRHPEVMWQRSTRDIASRTGLQQQLLTNAVHCLKEGGVLIYATCSLEREEGEDQAQWLLNSMSDMENFPIRAEGESGFDGAVDGNGWLRLHPGMVAPGAMGGTTDGFFVARFRRRRVQG, from the coding sequence GTGGCAGCGAAATCCGACCCGGCGGGGCTTCAGCCCCGGCTTCAGGCCATCAGCAAATTGCAGGCAGTGCTCAAGGGTGATGCATTCACCCCATTGGGCGCGGGCGATCTGGCGGATGCGCGCGACCGGGCCTTTGCCAACCGTCTGGTGACCACGGCCCTCAGACGGCAGGGGCATCTCAATCACATTCTCAAGGCCGTGCTGGAGCGGGGGATGCCGCCGCGCAGCGGCAGTTTCGAGGCGATCTTGCGCATCGGGCTGACCGAATTGCTGTTCGTGCCCGATCAGGCGGATCACAGCGCGCTGTTCCTTGCCGTGGAAGCGGCCAAGCGCGACCGGCGGGCAGCGCATCTTGCCAAACTGCTCAACGGGGTGTTGCGCCGCGTGCAGCGCGAACCGGGGCTTTATGAAAATCTCACCCCGGCACAATTATTTCCCGACTGGGCCGTGACGCGCTGGACAAAAACCTATGGCGAAGAGGCGGTGAATGGTTTTGCCGAGGCGCTTCTGGCCGGGGCGCCGCTCGATCTGACCCTGCGTGATGAAGACCCTGCACTAATCACCGAACTGAACGGGCAGGCGGTGACCGCCGATACCATTCGCATCGGTACACGTGACAAGCCGGTCGCGGAATTGCCCGGCTTTGCGGATGGACGCTGGTGGGTGCAGGATGCGTCATCGGCTGTGCCGGCGCGTTTGATGGCGCTCGATGCCGGGGCGCGGGTGCTCGACATGTGTGCGGCCCCGGGCGGCAAAACGGCGCAATTGATCAAGGCGGGGTATCAAGTGACGGCGCTCGACAGGGATGCCACACGGCTGGAACGGGTTGCGGAAAACCTGTCGCGTCTCGGTTATGGTGGGGAACTGGCGGTTTCGGATGCGACGGCCTATGTGGCGGCGGAAAAATTCGACGGGGTGCTGGTGGATGCGCCTTGTGCGGCGACAGGCACATTCCGGCGGCATCCGGAGGTGATGTGGCAGCGCTCGACCCGCGACATTGCCAGCCGAACCGGATTGCAACAGCAGTTACTAACAAATGCTGTGCATTGCCTCAAAGAAGGCGGGGTTCTGATCTACGCCACATGTAGCCTTGAGCGGGAAGAAGGCGAGGACCAGGCGCAGTGGTTGCTTAACTCCATGTCCGACATGGAGAATTTCCCGATTCGAGCCGAAGGGGAGAGCGGATTTGATGGGGCTGTGGACGGCAATGGATGGCTTCGCCTGCACCCCGGCATGGTTGCCCCCGGGGCAATGGGCGGCACCACGGATGGATTCTTTGTTGCCCGCTTCCGCCGGAGACGCGTACAAGGGTAG
- a CDS encoding heparinase II/III family protein — protein MQQAVLSFADLVVRSPFVRWTWSGLADNSFTQTLPEFRPSDIETVYEMMAGRYLLASKLVDTQGVSPFAIENVTDNWRYELHGFSWLRHFRDSRNDAERRFARTLVLDWVGRNAHFEQRNWTPALTSVRTLNWLRHLPLLLEGATPDQAKTIKRSLGTQLQSLKLRGGLVPEPLDALFTAIALLGASLCDDSPGKTIAARMTRLKNLLSQQIDKDGLHRSRNAAVQFQLLTELVTVRQALGQRQRGLVSAIGAIIDSMHAALGMMTLGNGEPAYFNGCGQLPVDLVIAVQSQNADRRKSSGVMSGYGILADGHSTVIADSGLVPPPQFGAEAHAGGLSFEFSHGSDLVVGNCGPAPADLADSRVLFRQGAAHSGPTIDGLSSARLVTRGPWTGRMHSFCASPQVSVDTEEVSMGMMTSAYAEKFGVILQRNLTLISDGNTLVGQDVLTPARPSVTPSKLILRFHLAPGAEAERQIDEDIIQIKLKSGAIWTFLWEGGVAQLDESVRQSAYFGFFRTRQIVIEADVAANREISWIFTHQNG, from the coding sequence ATGCAGCAGGCAGTTCTGTCATTTGCTGATCTTGTTGTGAGGTCGCCTTTCGTGCGCTGGACCTGGAGTGGTCTTGCGGACAATTCCTTTACCCAGACCCTGCCCGAGTTCCGTCCCTCCGATATCGAAACCGTTTATGAAATGATGGCCGGGCGTTATCTGCTCGCCTCCAAACTTGTCGATACACAGGGCGTATCGCCCTTCGCGATCGAGAATGTCACCGATAACTGGCGGTATGAGTTGCACGGGTTTTCCTGGCTGCGCCATTTCCGCGACAGCCGCAATGATGCCGAACGGCGTTTTGCGCGCACGCTGGTGCTCGACTGGGTTGGCCGCAATGCCCATTTCGAGCAACGCAACTGGACCCCGGCGCTGACCTCGGTGCGCACGCTGAACTGGCTGCGGCATCTGCCCTTGCTGCTGGAAGGGGCGACGCCGGATCAGGCCAAAACCATCAAGCGGTCTCTGGGTACGCAATTGCAATCGCTGAAATTGCGCGGCGGGCTGGTGCCCGAACCGCTCGATGCGCTGTTTACCGCCATCGCCCTGCTTGGCGCCTCGCTTTGCGATGACAGCCCCGGCAAAACCATTGCCGCGCGCATGACCCGGCTGAAGAACCTGCTCAGCCAGCAGATCGACAAGGATGGCTTGCATCGTTCGCGCAATGCGGCGGTGCAGTTTCAGCTGCTGACCGAGCTGGTCACGGTGCGCCAGGCGCTCGGGCAACGCCAGCGCGGGCTGGTAAGCGCAATCGGGGCGATTATCGACAGCATGCATGCCGCTTTGGGCATGATGACGCTGGGCAATGGTGAACCGGCCTATTTCAATGGGTGCGGACAATTGCCGGTGGATCTGGTGATTGCCGTCCAATCGCAGAATGCCGACCGGCGCAAGTCCAGCGGCGTGATGTCCGGCTATGGCATTCTTGCAGATGGGCATTCGACGGTGATTGCCGATTCCGGTCTGGTGCCGCCGCCGCAATTTGGGGCCGAGGCCCATGCGGGTGGGTTATCGTTTGAATTCAGCCATGGCAGCGATCTGGTTGTGGGCAATTGCGGACCGGCCCCCGCCGATCTGGCCGACAGCCGGGTTCTGTTCCGGCAGGGTGCCGCCCATTCGGGCCCGACGATTGACGGTTTGTCGAGTGCACGGCTGGTGACGCGCGGCCCCTGGACGGGCCGTATGCACAGTTTTTGCGCCAGCCCGCAAGTGAGTGTGGATACCGAAGAAGTCTCCATGGGCATGATGACCTCGGCCTATGCCGAAAAATTCGGCGTGATATTGCAGCGCAATCTCACATTGATTTCCGATGGCAATACGCTGGTGGGGCAGGATGTGCTGACCCCGGCGCGGCCTTCGGTGACGCCCAGCAAGCTGATCCTCAGGTTTCATCTGGCGCCCGGCGCCGAGGCGGAACGCCAGATTGATGAGGATATTATCCAGATCAAACTCAAGTCGGGCGCGATATGGACATTTTTGTGGGAGGGCGGTGTCGCCCAGCTCGATGAAAGTGTGCGCCAATCGGCCTATTTCGGGTTTTTCCGGACGCGACAAATTGTTATCGAGGCGGATGTGGCCGCGAATCGCGAGATTTCCTGGATTTTCACCCACCAAAACGGGTAA
- the purH gene encoding bifunctional phosphoribosylaminoimidazolecarboxamide formyltransferase/IMP cyclohydrolase yields the protein MTQADGKTKVRRALISVYDKSEVAGFARALSGLGVELVSTGGTRKLFEDEHVPVIDISELTGFPEMMDGRVKTLHPKVHGGLLGVRDNETHRSAMRIHQIPAIDLVAVNLYPFAETVKSGADYDTIIENIDIGGPAMIRSAAKNHAYVTVIVDPADYAMVIEHLKTSGQVPLKDRQRLAAKAFARTAAYDAAISNWFAEALDYPDLPWRSFSGKLAEVMRYGENPHQWAAFFRDGSARPGVATAEQVQGKTLSYNNINDTDAAIELVSEFDPKAQAAVAIIKHANPCGVGLGADLKTAYERALRCDPVSAFGGIVALNREIDHAVAEEIVKVFTEVIIAPSITPQAQAIIESKKNLRLLLTGALADPKAPGLTVKSVTGGMLVQSRDNQSVDDCDLKVVTKRQPTDAEMADLKVAAKVAKHVKSNAIVYVKDGATVGIGAGQMSRVDSSRIAHQKSKDAAKAAKEKGALTAGSVMASDAFFPFADGLVAAIDAGATAVIQPGGSIRDDEVIAAADKAGIAMVFTGMRHFRH from the coding sequence ATGACGCAGGCAGATGGCAAAACCAAAGTGCGCCGCGCTTTGATATCGGTTTATGACAAAAGCGAGGTCGCGGGTTTTGCGCGGGCGTTGTCGGGTTTGGGCGTTGAGCTGGTCTCGACCGGCGGCACGCGCAAACTGTTTGAAGACGAGCACGTGCCGGTTATCGATATTTCCGAATTGACCGGGTTTCCCGAGATGATGGACGGGCGGGTGAAGACCCTGCACCCCAAGGTGCATGGCGGTCTGCTCGGTGTGCGCGACAATGAAACCCATCGTAGCGCCATGCGCATTCACCAGATCCCCGCAATCGATCTGGTGGCGGTCAATCTTTATCCGTTCGCCGAGACAGTGAAGTCCGGCGCCGATTACGACACCATTATCGAGAATATCGACATTGGCGGCCCGGCAATGATCCGGTCGGCGGCGAAGAACCACGCCTATGTGACGGTGATTGTCGATCCGGCTGATTATGCGATGGTCATCGAGCATTTAAAAACCTCCGGCCAGGTGCCGCTCAAGGACCGTCAGCGTCTGGCGGCAAAAGCCTTTGCCCGGACGGCGGCGTATGACGCGGCGATTTCGAACTGGTTTGCCGAGGCGCTCGATTATCCGGACCTGCCCTGGCGCTCATTCTCGGGCAAGCTGGCCGAGGTGATGCGTTATGGCGAGAACCCGCATCAATGGGCCGCTTTTTTCCGCGATGGCAGCGCGCGCCCCGGTGTGGCAACGGCGGAGCAGGTGCAGGGCAAAACCCTTTCCTACAATAATATCAATGATACCGATGCGGCGATCGAACTGGTCAGTGAGTTTGATCCCAAGGCCCAGGCTGCAGTGGCGATCATCAAACATGCCAATCCCTGTGGTGTCGGCCTTGGGGCGGATCTGAAAACCGCTTATGAGCGGGCCTTGCGCTGTGACCCGGTCAGTGCGTTTGGCGGCATTGTGGCGCTTAACCGTGAAATCGATCACGCGGTAGCTGAGGAAATCGTCAAGGTGTTCACCGAGGTGATCATTGCCCCCTCCATCACCCCGCAGGCGCAGGCGATCATTGAATCAAAGAAAAATTTGCGGCTGTTGCTCACCGGCGCCCTGGCTGATCCCAAGGCCCCCGGTCTGACGGTCAAATCGGTAACAGGTGGCATGCTGGTGCAGTCACGGGATAATCAGTCGGTCGATGATTGTGACCTCAAGGTTGTGACCAAGCGGCAGCCGACAGACGCGGAAATGGCTGATTTGAAGGTTGCGGCGAAAGTCGCCAAACATGTGAAGTCGAACGCCATTGTTTACGTCAAGGACGGCGCGACAGTGGGGATTGGTGCCGGGCAGATGAGCCGGGTGGATTCCTCGCGGATTGCACACCAGAAATCCAAGGACGCCGCCAAGGCTGCCAAGGAGAAGGGTGCACTGACAGCGGGTTCCGTCATGGCGTCGGATGCATTTTTCCCGTTTGCCGACGGATTGGTGGCGGCAATTGATGCCGGGGCGACCGCAGTCATCCAGCCAGGCGGTTCAATCCGTGATGACGAAGTGATCGCCGCCGCCGACAAGGCCGGGATCGCCATGGTGTTCACCGGCATGCGGCATTTCCGGCATTAG